From one Bacteroidota bacterium genomic stretch:
- a CDS encoding WG repeat-containing protein has product MKKFSLFCSIFYSCLTAMSQRYDLVPYRKDTLWGYCDTSKKILIDPQFNQAVFFEGEHAVVKKAGKFFLINTKGEILSPGYRLLFFYENEKCYTAFDEQYKETRYSFKGKVLGNIKYTKAGFFDGDKYAIVEVYGNKGLVDTGWKEILPCEYTTMEKLPNEMLQFSKPLNGQYAYGFRNMKTGFMVPIKYQKVYPFNEGLSLAKLGNKWGFIDSLGTEKIPFKYDKVVPEEEKKAKNYNEENYIDYRYDGFSEGLAVLHRDTLYGFIDKTGKEIIPFIYQYAYGFKNGLAWVKKNGKWGMVNKNGIESMPCEYDMAPTIKGKEFIALESVNEKLIRAIKDKKAGFCNTQGKVAISFRFDYAARFANGLAPVKENGKWGFINWQGEKMISSVYDWVVDIGNYYSSPFDKGYAIVYQNNRYSLIDKKGKQLTPTTYDREPEFINGLAVAKNGTQVTIINTKGQVVYIHPSFHYIVIINDFLIYDYDDKCYINIKTKMKYCN; this is encoded by the coding sequence ATGAAAAAGTTTTCCCTTTTTTGTTCCATCTTTTATAGTTGTCTCACAGCCATGAGTCAACGCTACGACCTTGTGCCCTACCGTAAAGACACTTTATGGGGCTACTGCGATACCAGCAAAAAAATATTGATTGACCCGCAGTTTAACCAAGCAGTTTTTTTTGAAGGAGAACATGCCGTGGTGAAAAAAGCGGGAAAGTTTTTTTTGATAAATACAAAAGGCGAGATTCTGAGCCCAGGTTATCGCCTGCTTTTTTTTTATGAAAACGAAAAGTGTTATACCGCTTTCGACGAACAATATAAAGAAACACGTTATAGTTTTAAAGGGAAAGTATTGGGCAATATTAAATATACAAAAGCTGGTTTTTTTGACGGTGATAAATATGCTATCGTTGAAGTGTATGGTAACAAGGGTTTGGTTGATACTGGCTGGAAAGAAATACTGCCTTGCGAATACACCACTATGGAAAAGCTTCCAAATGAAATGTTACAGTTTTCTAAACCACTCAATGGGCAATATGCTTATGGTTTCCGCAATATGAAAACGGGTTTCATGGTTCCCATAAAATATCAAAAAGTATATCCTTTTAATGAAGGACTTTCACTAGCTAAACTTGGGAATAAATGGGGTTTTATTGATTCGCTCGGCACAGAAAAAATACCTTTTAAATACGATAAAGTAGTGCCAGAAGAAGAAAAAAAGGCAAAAAACTATAATGAAGAAAACTATATAGATTATCGTTATGATGGATTCTCGGAAGGGCTGGCAGTGTTGCACAGAGATACATTGTATGGGTTTATAGATAAAACGGGAAAAGAAATTATCCCTTTTATATATCAATATGCTTATGGATTTAAAAATGGCTTGGCATGGGTTAAAAAGAATGGCAAATGGGGCATGGTAAACAAAAACGGAATAGAAAGTATGCCCTGCGAGTATGATATGGCCCCTACCATAAAAGGCAAAGAATTTATCGCATTAGAAAGTGTGAACGAAAAGTTAATACGTGCAATTAAGGACAAAAAAGCAGGGTTTTGTAATACCCAAGGTAAGGTTGCAATATCTTTTCGCTTCGATTATGCTGCTCGATTTGCCAACGGATTAGCTCCAGTAAAAGAAAACGGCAAGTGGGGATTTATTAATTGGCAAGGAGAAAAAATGATATCATCGGTATATGATTGGGTGGTTGATATTGGGAACTATTATAGTAGTCCGTTTGATAAGGGATATGCTATTGTGTACCAAAACAACCGATATTCATTGATTGACAAAAAAGGGAAACAGCTTACTCCAACCACTTATGATAGAGAACCAGAATTTATCAATGGTTTGGCTGTGGCTAAGAATGGCACACAAGTCACTATTATCAACACCAAAGGACAAGTTGTATATATCCATCCAAGTTTTCATTATATTGTTATTATAAACGATTTTTTGATTTATGATTATGATGATAAATGTTACATCAATATCAAAACAAAAATGAAATACTGTAATTAA
- a CDS encoding arginase family protein, which yields MEINHYFRPIHPDDLPQDAHGQSWFTKSQLYIDIMPGLDEVQMAIIGFDDRAADTVRAELYRLSQIYQIEIVDLGNIITTIDPEDTEFAISHVMSYLLERKVMPIFISADNRWDYAIYRGFEEQDLMVTLGMISPAIDLGKHGPLSRMVVHKPNFLFNLSLLAYQTYMTDPLALEAFQHMYFDAFRLGWVNTHMEEVEPVLRSCDILSLDMRSVRMSDAPGTTDGSPNGLFGDEVCRLARYGGMGQSLKVFTLNGINPSNDINKQTAKLAAQIIWYVVDGYMARHREHPDENPDDFFKFVIGLKDNAHSINFYKSKRTERWWMEVPTQVNQHAHHGPHMVPCSYQDYQQACKDEIPERWWNMYQKYLG from the coding sequence ATGGAAATTAATCATTACTTTAGACCCATACACCCCGACGATTTGCCGCAAGATGCCCACGGGCAGTCGTGGTTTACCAAAAGTCAGTTATATATAGATATTATGCCCGGCCTCGACGAGGTGCAAATGGCTATTATAGGTTTCGATGACCGTGCTGCCGATACTGTTCGTGCTGAACTATATCGTCTCTCGCAAATATATCAAATAGAAATTGTTGACCTCGGAAATATTATAACAACGATTGACCCCGAAGATACAGAATTTGCCATTTCTCATGTAATGAGTTATTTGCTCGAACGGAAAGTAATGCCCATTTTTATAAGTGCCGATAATCGTTGGGACTACGCCATTTACCGGGGGTTTGAGGAACAAGATTTAATGGTAACTTTAGGCATGATAAGTCCTGCTATAGATCTTGGAAAGCATGGCCCGCTAAGTAGAATGGTGGTGCATAAACCTAACTTTTTATTCAACTTAAGTTTGCTGGCTTACCAAACCTATATGACCGATCCCTTAGCCCTCGAAGCATTTCAACATATGTATTTCGATGCATTTAGATTGGGCTGGGTAAATACCCATATGGAAGAAGTGGAGCCCGTGCTGCGTAGTTGTGATATACTAAGTTTGGACATGCGTTCAGTAAGAATGAGCGATGCTCCGGGCACTACAGATGGGTCGCCCAATGGATTGTTTGGTGATGAAGTATGCCGCCTTGCACGCTATGGTGGCATGGGACAAAGCCTCAAGGTTTTCACACTCAATGGTATCAATCCATCGAACGATATAAATAAACAAACTGCCAAACTTGCCGCACAAATTATATGGTATGTAGTGGATGGTTATATGGCTCGCCATCGTGAACATCCTGACGAAAATCCTGATGATTTTTTTAAGTTTGTAATAGGTTTAAAAGACAACGCACATAGTATAAATTTTTATAAAAGCAAACGCACCGAACGCTGGTGGATGGAAGTGCCCACGCAGGTAAACCAACATGCACACCACGGCCCACATATGGTTCCGTGCTCCTACCAAGATTATCAACAAGCATGTAAAGACGAAATACCCGAGCGTTGGTGGAATATGTATCAGAAGTATTTGGGATAA
- a CDS encoding S8 family peptidase — protein sequence MRIYTKILICLLAIGTLGSPLFAQKGKNKKNKNVVPRGWQHNDLKKDKHFGVSDNRAYTELLKDKKSTPIIVAVIDGGTDVSHKDLKNVLWVNPKEIAGNGKDDDNNGYIDDINGWNYIGGKDSMVEEDTYEATRIYGKFRGKYESMDPSKISDKDRNEYELYQKAKEFHLKKVEENKKQIEGIETLKKAFESIRNKIGKDKISKETLDAYKPEGDVEQQAIFFMRLLFKNKLPDSFLFDQLGGESAQKSLDYSLNPDFNPRTIVGDNYDDINERYYGNNTVGGPSAVHGTHVAGIIAAERNNGYGMDGIADNAKIMVLRVVPDGDERDKDIANAIRYAADNGAKIINMSFGKDFSPGKTKVDEAVKYAVSKGVILVHAAGNDSKNNDKDDNFPCDVYDNSADTASTWIEVGASNAKKDKALPASFSNYGKSNVDLFAPGTQIYATVPDNKFQSLQGTSMAAPVVAGVAALVWSYFPELTAVQVKQILINSTVLMKKKVIVPGTKKEKVKMKDLCQSGGVVNAYNAVKMAMEITGKK from the coding sequence ATGAGAATTTATACTAAAATTTTAATCTGCCTGTTAGCTATCGGAACCCTAGGCAGTCCGCTGTTTGCTCAAAAAGGCAAAAATAAAAAGAACAAAAATGTAGTGCCACGAGGTTGGCAACATAACGACCTTAAGAAGGACAAACATTTCGGCGTGAGTGATAACAGGGCATATACCGAATTGTTAAAAGACAAAAAATCTACACCCATTATAGTAGCAGTAATAGATGGAGGAACCGATGTAAGCCACAAGGATTTAAAAAATGTGTTGTGGGTCAATCCAAAAGAAATAGCAGGCAATGGCAAAGATGATGACAACAATGGTTATATAGACGACATTAATGGTTGGAATTATATAGGTGGTAAAGACAGTATGGTAGAGGAAGACACCTATGAAGCCACTCGTATTTATGGTAAGTTCCGTGGCAAATATGAAAGTATGGATCCTTCAAAAATTAGTGATAAAGACCGCAATGAATATGAGTTGTATCAAAAGGCAAAGGAATTTCATTTGAAAAAAGTAGAAGAAAATAAGAAGCAAATAGAAGGAATAGAAACGTTGAAGAAAGCATTTGAAAGCATTCGGAATAAAATAGGGAAAGACAAAATAAGCAAAGAAACGCTCGATGCATATAAGCCCGAGGGTGATGTAGAGCAACAAGCCATATTTTTTATGAGACTTTTATTCAAAAACAAGCTCCCCGATTCCTTTTTGTTCGATCAGTTAGGTGGAGAGTCTGCCCAAAAATCATTAGACTATAGTTTGAACCCCGATTTTAACCCGCGAACAATAGTGGGCGATAATTACGATGATATCAACGAACGTTATTATGGCAATAATACCGTTGGTGGCCCTAGTGCGGTGCATGGTACCCACGTGGCAGGTATTATAGCCGCCGAACGTAATAATGGCTATGGCATGGATGGCATAGCTGACAATGCAAAAATTATGGTGCTGCGTGTAGTGCCCGATGGCGACGAACGAGACAAAGACATTGCAAACGCCATAAGATATGCGGCCGACAATGGAGCAAAAATTATCAATATGAGTTTTGGAAAGGATTTTTCACCAGGCAAGACCAAGGTCGACGAAGCTGTAAAATATGCAGTTTCTAAAGGTGTAATTTTGGTGCATGCAGCAGGTAATGATAGTAAAAATAATGACAAAGATGATAACTTCCCCTGCGATGTTTATGATAACTCCGCCGATACGGCATCTACGTGGATTGAGGTAGGGGCTTCTAATGCTAAAAAGGATAAAGCACTGCCTGCAAGTTTTTCAAACTATGGTAAAAGCAATGTCGATTTATTCGCACCAGGCACTCAAATATATGCTACCGTACCCGACAATAAATTTCAAAGCCTACAGGGAACAAGTATGGCTGCACCTGTTGTAGCGGGTGTTGCGGCATTGGTATGGTCTTATTTCCCAGAACTTACTGCAGTGCAAGTAAAACAAATTCTTATTAATAGCACGGTGCTGATGAAGAAAAAAGTAATCGTGCCAGGCACTAAAAAAGAGAAAGTAAAAATGAAAGATCTTTGCCAATCGGGAGGTGTAGTAAATGCATATAATGCTGTGAAAATGGCGATGGAAATTACGGGCAAAAAATAA
- a CDS encoding T9SS type A sorting domain-containing protein, producing MPLQKYLISIRKLTCFSHGQRIIINYNHKPVLYTIYFILYTFFASAQTPYNKQITLPLYKTVYNIDTLSPTFNFQLFTLNKHKDDEPEDTTGYYNKIEKKKTIAKYYGEDMQAGKIYFDSPQVVKKFAGNQPLPFTPTDNSIAASNGNIVISCINSSIFVFDTIGKKLLEKNFSAIINDPTLTGHYCYDPRIVYDHTSQRFVIALLYGNKPTNSNLVILTSVGANDYNNWHIYKYKIAGNWPSNWLDYPSLAINSHDIFVSGNLFDANNDFVSSVIFQIGKTGAYSGQPLQINLRGSLSGSPFNLVPVYHPASVTYDNYMYFLSNIAAGGDKLSIYKIKTPADNSDVVSNTLTIDRYSPPIDALQKNSTIKLDQGRCRIRDAFWQNGIIHSVFVSKDANNFGKLYYIRFDAGNNIATWQTFGLGSVDYAYPVVCPFTNDSLNQTSLISFLASGQDRFPECRAVICDNDFVFSSSTLIRKGDNSVKTSAAQNNVDRWGDYTGNVFVNARGNGHAWMAAAFGNSSQSWSTYIAKIGRPQDTAQTIIPQNKLTIYPNPMTDIATIEFDAGESNIYTLDIITMDGKRIDAVWNATVFKDNKYILQFDKSPLAPGIYIIVLHKQSGKEILRQKIVVLSKG from the coding sequence ATGCCTCTGCAAAAATATTTAATATCGATTCGAAAATTAACATGCTTTTCGCATGGGCAAAGAATAATTATTAATTATAATCACAAACCTGTACTATATACTATATACTTTATACTTTATACTTTCTTTGCCTCCGCCCAAACTCCCTACAACAAACAAATAACCCTACCATTATACAAAACGGTATATAATATCGATACCCTTTCTCCTACTTTTAATTTCCAACTATTTACCCTCAACAAGCACAAAGACGATGAACCTGAAGACACTACTGGTTATTATAATAAAATAGAAAAAAAGAAAACGATTGCCAAATACTATGGCGAGGACATGCAGGCAGGAAAAATATATTTTGACTCGCCACAAGTAGTGAAAAAATTTGCGGGAAACCAGCCATTGCCTTTCACCCCTACCGATAACAGCATCGCAGCTTCCAATGGCAATATTGTAATTAGTTGTATTAATTCTTCTATTTTTGTTTTTGATACTATAGGTAAAAAATTATTGGAGAAAAACTTTTCCGCAATTATAAATGACCCCACTTTAACTGGTCATTATTGTTATGACCCACGTATCGTGTACGACCATACCTCCCAACGATTTGTTATCGCATTATTATATGGTAATAAACCTACAAATAGTAACCTCGTTATATTAACTTCTGTAGGTGCAAACGATTATAATAATTGGCATATATATAAATATAAAATTGCAGGGAATTGGCCAAGCAATTGGTTAGATTATCCTAGCTTAGCTATCAATTCGCATGACATATTTGTGAGTGGAAATTTGTTCGATGCCAATAATGATTTTGTATCTTCGGTTATATTTCAAATTGGAAAAACGGGTGCCTATAGTGGTCAACCCCTGCAAATAAATTTACGTGGGAGTTTAAGTGGAAGCCCCTTTAATTTGGTTCCCGTTTATCATCCTGCCTCCGTTACTTATGATAACTATATGTATTTTTTGAGTAACATAGCGGCAGGTGGCGACAAACTATCTATATACAAAATTAAAACTCCTGCCGACAATAGTGATGTGGTTAGTAATACTCTTACTATAGACCGATATAGCCCGCCCATAGATGCTTTGCAAAAGAATTCTACCATAAAACTAGACCAAGGACGCTGCCGCATAAGAGATGCATTCTGGCAAAATGGTATTATACATTCGGTTTTTGTGAGCAAAGACGCAAACAATTTCGGGAAACTCTATTATATACGTTTCGATGCGGGTAACAATATAGCCACATGGCAAACCTTTGGGCTGGGCAGTGTGGACTATGCCTACCCAGTAGTGTGCCCCTTCACGAACGATAGCTTAAATCAAACTTCTTTAATTTCTTTTTTGGCCAGTGGGCAAGACCGTTTCCCTGAATGCCGTGCCGTGATCTGTGATAATGATTTTGTGTTTTCATCTTCTACATTAATTCGCAAGGGTGATAACAGTGTGAAAACTTCTGCCGCACAAAATAATGTAGATCGCTGGGGAGATTATACAGGAAATGTCTTCGTGAATGCCCGCGGTAATGGACATGCATGGATGGCCGCTGCCTTTGGAAATTCATCACAATCATGGAGCACTTATATTGCAAAAATTGGCCGCCCGCAGGATACGGCACAAACTATAATACCACAAAATAAATTAACTATATATCCCAATCCGATGACGGATATTGCTACTATAGAATTTGATGCAGGAGAAAGTAATATATATACACTTGATATTATTACGATGGATGGCAAACGCATTGATGCCGTGTGGAACGCCACAGTTTTTAAAGACAATAAATATATATTACAATTCGATAAAAGCCCACTTGCTCCCGGAATATATATAATAGTACTTCACAAACAAAGTGGAAAAGAAATACTCAGGCAAAAAATTGTGGTGCTGAGCAAAGGTTGA
- a CDS encoding GNAT family N-acetyltransferase → MLQFQTQSFDQLSTRHLYELLRVRSEVFVVEQKCIFLDLDNHDQFCYHVLGLNGQSDVMAYTRIAPPGVLYNEPSIGRVLTSPLYRGRGMGKLLMDYSVKQCEQMFPNAPIKIMAQEYLEKFYSDLGFKTTSEAFEEDGILHVYMLR, encoded by the coding sequence ATGCTACAATTTCAAACACAATCTTTCGATCAATTAAGCACCCGCCATTTGTATGAATTGCTTAGGGTTCGCAGTGAAGTATTTGTGGTAGAACAAAAATGTATTTTTTTGGACCTTGATAACCACGACCAATTTTGCTACCATGTGCTAGGGCTCAACGGGCAATCGGATGTGATGGCCTATACACGTATTGCTCCTCCGGGTGTATTATATAATGAGCCATCTATTGGAAGGGTACTCACTTCGCCCTTATACCGTGGGCGTGGCATGGGCAAGTTGCTGATGGACTATTCTGTGAAGCAGTGTGAGCAAATGTTTCCCAATGCCCCCATCAAAATTATGGCACAGGAATATTTGGAAAAGTTTTACAGCGATTTGGGTTTCAAAACTACCAGTGAAGCTTTTGAGGAGGATGGAATTTTACACGTGTACATGTTGCGGTGA
- a CDS encoding thioesterase family protein, with translation MFTHDHTIRVRYAETDQMGVVHHSSYVLYTEEARTEALRSLGVSYKNVEDWGVAMPVFNMNFDFKKAAYYDDLLTIKTILQETPTVRIKFLYEVYNQKNELLTQAQVTLYFVDRATGRPTRCPKYLLDLLTPFF, from the coding sequence ATGTTTACACACGATCACACCATACGCGTACGTTACGCAGAAACAGACCAGATGGGCGTTGTGCACCATAGCAGCTATGTGTTGTATACCGAAGAAGCACGCACGGAAGCATTGCGTTCGCTAGGTGTGAGTTATAAAAATGTGGAAGACTGGGGTGTAGCCATGCCCGTTTTTAATATGAATTTCGATTTTAAAAAGGCAGCCTATTATGATGATCTATTGACCATTAAAACTATTTTGCAAGAAACCCCGACTGTACGGATAAAATTTTTGTATGAAGTATATAATCAAAAAAATGAATTGCTCACACAAGCCCAAGTAACTTTATACTTCGTAGATAGAGCCACAGGCCGGCCAACGCGATGTCCCAAGTATTTGTTGGATTTATTGACACCGTTTTTTTAA